A single Prevotella sp. E15-22 DNA region contains:
- a CDS encoding DUF262 domain-containing protein, which yields MTVKELYEKVVNGIIISDIELQRAIVYDADKQALVIDSLYHGIPLPAFYLWQREDGKLEVLDGKQRIEAIKKFKQGNLLYKGKTWKNYAYDSDLQQVVDDTKLTTIICSGTEEKKREIFNRINTLGVALSKFEVLNGLYHGDYIEGLNDYFAHDANVRRVLPNATVDRGDNKYHLLEYIYYVRKGGAFPKRSELHDYVQQHKDESFNDEIKKIKPYISFIRDVFGDASKIKVDLKFKLSVEYLKDRAIWLQHKDDISKDCNEFLKSEGYKLSSTKDKDIEAMILGIVGNLRVDPKRLFTADDKVELLSKLKTDENGRYECAVCNQHFAADELTVDHIDAWSTGGRTVLSNAQLVCRACNSRKGNR from the coding sequence ATGACAGTAAAGGAGTTATATGAGAAAGTAGTAAACGGCATTATCATCAGCGACATTGAATTGCAGCGTGCCATAGTTTATGATGCTGACAAGCAGGCATTAGTTATCGACAGTCTTTATCATGGGATCCCTTTGCCAGCCTTTTATCTATGGCAACGTGAGGATGGTAAGCTAGAGGTACTTGATGGTAAACAACGAATTGAAGCTATCAAGAAGTTTAAACAAGGCAATCTACTCTACAAAGGTAAAACCTGGAAGAATTACGCATATGATAGTGACCTGCAGCAAGTAGTTGACGATACAAAACTGACAACAATCATTTGTAGTGGCACCGAAGAAAAAAAACGTGAGATATTCAATCGTATCAATACATTAGGAGTTGCTCTATCAAAGTTCGAAGTTCTGAATGGTTTATATCACGGCGACTACATCGAAGGCTTGAACGATTACTTTGCTCATGATGCAAATGTACGCAGAGTTTTGCCAAATGCAACTGTTGACCGTGGTGATAACAAGTACCATCTCCTTGAATATATATATTATGTGCGTAAGGGAGGGGCGTTCCCCAAACGAAGCGAACTGCATGACTATGTACAGCAACATAAGGATGAATCTTTTAATGATGAAATTAAAAAGATAAAGCCCTACATTAGCTTTATTCGTGATGTATTTGGTGATGCATCAAAAATAAAAGTCGACCTGAAGTTTAAGCTCTCAGTTGAATATTTGAAGGATAGGGCTATTTGGCTACAACATAAAGATGATATTAGCAAAGACTGCAATGAATTTTTAAAAAGTGAGGGATATAAGTTGTCGTCAACTAAAGATAAAGATATAGAGGCGATGATATTAGGTATAGTAGGGAACTTAAGAGTAGATCCTAAACGACTATTTACTGCTGATGATAAAGTGGAGTTGCTTTCGAAACTTAAAACTGATGAAAATGGACGATATGAGTGTGCTGTATGTAATCAGCACTTTGCTGCTGATGAGTTGACTGTAGACCATATTGATGCCTGGAGTACAGGAGGCAGAACTGTTTTATCTAATGCTCAACTAGTATGTAGAGCATGTAATAGCAGAAAAGGAAATAGATAA
- a CDS encoding HAD family hydrolase, with product MNQKYALFFDIDGTLVSFKTHEIPQSTIQALTQAKANGSRVYIATGRPPLIITNLGAIEGLIDGYITTNGALCYVGNEMVTCQAIPKEDVMTCVDDCQAKGNSLIVVGRKDVAVIDPKGDVDRIFRQMLAVKNLDKAAPLDEVLEQDILQLTPFFPADYEPELMARMPQCVSGRWHPEFTDITANGADKGKGILAMARHEGFDPSRTMAFGDGGNDMSMIIQAGIGVAMGNAIDALKEQADYVTTSVDEDGIMNALRHYQVI from the coding sequence ATGAATCAGAAATACGCATTATTCTTCGATATTGACGGAACGCTGGTGAGCTTTAAAACCCACGAGATTCCACAGTCCACCATCCAAGCACTCACGCAGGCCAAGGCCAACGGCTCGCGCGTGTATATAGCCACGGGTCGTCCGCCCTTGATCATCACCAACCTGGGAGCCATCGAGGGGCTGATTGACGGCTATATCACCACCAATGGCGCCCTGTGTTATGTGGGCAATGAGATGGTGACCTGTCAGGCCATACCCAAGGAGGATGTGATGACCTGCGTGGACGATTGCCAGGCCAAGGGCAACAGTCTGATTGTGGTGGGACGCAAGGATGTGGCCGTGATTGACCCCAAGGGCGATGTGGATCGCATCTTCCGCCAGATGCTGGCCGTGAAGAACCTCGACAAGGCTGCTCCGCTGGACGAGGTGCTGGAGCAGGACATCCTGCAGTTGACGCCCTTCTTCCCAGCCGACTACGAGCCTGAACTGATGGCACGCATGCCGCAGTGCGTGTCAGGTCGCTGGCATCCTGAGTTTACTGACATCACGGCCAATGGCGCCGACAAGGGAAAGGGCATCCTGGCCATGGCGCGCCACGAGGGCTTCGACCCCAGTCGTACGATGGCCTTTGGCGATGGGGGCAACGACATGTCGATGATCATCCAGGCTGGCATCGGCGTGGCCATGGGTAATGCCATCGACGCGCTGAAAGAGCAGGCCGACTATGTGACGACATCGGTCGATGAGGACGGCATTATGAATGCTCTGAGGCACTACCAAGTGATATAA
- a CDS encoding adenine-specific methyltransferase EcoRI family protein, with product MVKRTARLQSSKQKRDDEYYTLFQDIADEVCLYLPQLRGKRILCPCDWDESYNEEIVYKEEGYVLDRDLFAAEGTIKNIDIAKTREKIEKRMDLVKCQFVYYLLNQAEECGIRSISVSGYNPRTNEGVRFQDIDYSHYDVIITNPPFSQFDEFIDLLIKNGKEFLVIGPQTAPTEKSIIRHFQDGNIRIGYHYHLSGFKRPDGTILPKQHNTPRSCMWYTNLQVDPQSKELTLTESYEENPEKYPKYVNYDAIEVPSVAEIPNDYYGEMGVPITFMQKYNPKQFEIIGSSIQLGRPIKDCVEKDAVYEKGGIRFYLAQGNKHYRRLWDRMVIKRRKEE from the coding sequence ATGGTTAAACGTACAGCAAGGTTGCAAAGTAGCAAACAGAAACGGGACGATGAGTATTATACGCTGTTTCAGGACATTGCGGACGAAGTATGCTTATATTTGCCACAACTACGTGGTAAGCGTATTTTGTGCCCATGCGACTGGGATGAAAGCTATAATGAGGAGATTGTTTATAAGGAGGAAGGGTATGTTTTGGATAGAGACTTGTTCGCAGCGGAAGGTACGATCAAGAACATTGATATAGCTAAAACTCGTGAAAAGATAGAGAAACGTATGGACTTGGTAAAATGCCAGTTTGTCTATTATCTCTTGAATCAGGCAGAAGAGTGTGGAATACGTTCTATCAGTGTAAGTGGATATAATCCAAGAACAAACGAGGGTGTGCGATTCCAAGACATAGATTACAGTCATTACGATGTCATCATCACTAATCCGCCATTCAGCCAATTTGATGAGTTTATCGATTTGTTGATAAAGAATGGAAAGGAGTTCCTGGTGATAGGACCTCAGACTGCACCAACAGAGAAAAGTATTATACGACATTTTCAAGATGGTAATATTCGCATTGGCTACCATTATCATTTGAGTGGCTTTAAACGTCCTGACGGAACCATACTACCAAAGCAACATAATACGCCTCGTAGTTGTATGTGGTATACCAATCTGCAGGTTGACCCTCAATCCAAAGAACTTACTCTAACTGAATCATACGAAGAGAATCCTGAGAAATATCCTAAGTACGTAAATTATGATGCTATTGAGGTACCTTCTGTAGCAGAAATTCCCAATGACTACTATGGAGAGATGGGCGTACCCATAACTTTTATGCAGAAATATAATCCTAAGCAATTTGAAATAATTGGGTCGAGCATACAATTAGGAAGACCAATTAAAGATTGCGTTGAGAAAGATGCTGTATACGAAAAAGGAGGTATACGCTTCTATTTAGCGCAAGGAAACAAGCACTATCGTCGACTTTGGGATAGAATGGTCATTAAACGAAGAAAGGAGGAGTAA
- a CDS encoding helix-turn-helix domain-containing protein, which translates to MKGKIRNRRRKHLGLLLQHERKCKKLEQEDIARALGARQEYISKIESGARRIDILELIDYCEALDFSLTDFAWKIETYLSALGLLSLPKRNLLGKKFRVEVSWRENKFSASLGVIVPETLVFTAETFMGLQKEIEKWFDSVIKVMASDGKSVPSWLENKEYAFEYRFLDATSLLRAYSPYVSLAAISRVSGINQNQLSQYANGLKKARPDQVKRILEAIRKIGNDLTAAVL; encoded by the coding sequence ATGAAAGGAAAAATAAGAAATAGAAGAAGGAAACATTTAGGACTCCTACTTCAACATGAACGTAAATGTAAGAAGTTGGAGCAGGAAGATATCGCTCGAGCATTAGGTGCGAGACAGGAATACATATCCAAAATTGAATCAGGCGCAAGAAGGATTGATATTCTTGAATTGATAGACTACTGTGAGGCGTTAGATTTCTCTCTAACAGATTTCGCATGGAAAATCGAAACGTACTTATCTGCTCTGGGTTTACTTTCTCTTCCTAAAAGAAATCTATTAGGTAAAAAATTTAGGGTGGAAGTATCTTGGCGCGAGAATAAATTTTCAGCTTCGCTTGGAGTTATTGTACCAGAAACTCTTGTGTTTACGGCTGAAACTTTTATGGGATTACAGAAAGAGATAGAAAAGTGGTTTGATTCCGTAATAAAAGTTATGGCTTCTGATGGTAAAAGTGTACCAAGTTGGCTTGAAAACAAAGAGTATGCGTTTGAGTACAGATTCCTTGATGCAACATCGTTGCTGAGAGCCTATAGTCCTTATGTTTCGCTCGCAGCCATTAGTCGCGTTTCTGGAATTAATCAGAATCAGCTTTCACAATATGCTAATGGACTCAAAAAAGCTCGGCCAGATCAAGTCAAACGTATTTTGGAGGCAATTCGTAAAATAGGTAATGATTTGACGGCTGCAGTATTATAA
- a CDS encoding RNA-binding domain-containing protein — protein sequence MKDNLVFRSVCSTFAGRMDDKRFLLSLIKEGEHQQQDFKYRVADACKLAKSVSAFANTDGGRLLIGVRDDGHLSGVRSEEEIYMMHQAAYKYCQPEASIKFDTYHAVSSDSANATPCLRTIVVATVPPSTKRPICAIDSEGRKRAYVRINDENIVASPVHLALWRESQKSRGAMITYDDDIRHLLSVIQGRQTLNQIVRASRLPRHKVITLLARLIRFGTLRCEYAAQQFLFSLQ from the coding sequence ATGAAAGATAATTTGGTTTTTCGCTCTGTATGCAGTACCTTTGCCGGCCGTATGGACGACAAGCGATTTCTTCTCAGTCTGATTAAGGAGGGCGAGCATCAGCAGCAGGACTTTAAATACCGTGTGGCCGATGCCTGCAAGTTGGCCAAGTCTGTATCGGCCTTTGCCAATACGGATGGGGGCCGACTGCTCATTGGCGTGCGCGACGATGGCCATCTGTCTGGCGTTCGCAGCGAGGAGGAAATCTATATGATGCACCAGGCGGCCTATAAATACTGCCAGCCAGAGGCCAGCATCAAGTTCGACACCTATCATGCCGTTTCGTCCGACTCGGCCAACGCCACGCCCTGTCTTCGCACCATTGTCGTGGCCACCGTGCCGCCATCCACCAAGCGCCCCATCTGTGCCATCGACAGCGAGGGCCGCAAGCGAGCCTATGTGCGCATCAACGACGAGAACATCGTGGCCTCGCCCGTTCACCTGGCCCTTTGGCGCGAATCGCAGAAGTCGCGAGGCGCCATGATCACCTACGACGATGACATCCGCCACCTGCTCAGCGTCATTCAGGGTCGCCAGACGCTCAACCAGATTGTCCGTGCCTCTCGCCTACCCCGTCATAAGGTCATCACCCTCCTGGCGCGCCTCATCCGTTTTGGCACCCTCCGCTGCGAATATGCTGCCCAGCAGTTTCTGTTTAGTTTGCAGTAG
- a CDS encoding DUF4417 domain-containing protein: MKKELFIPFKEETQLITAHYGNGENHQIIVPPQLQLNQGMFLPDHIIEQEEFHPNYGLRPEDLIGFNYAKAEYNKGIISSKCVHFYLYDYMFQCINNHPLRYTSMLMSYPMVISPDNSVYLNWTEHERRQSAWRNQQMARLWQANGIPVIFNVSWAGPDSYGYCIHVYPKHCVIAINCMGIKGDPDACYFWHLGYEEVLKTLEPLLIIRYGDKMEGENEEISIYFNNPIIKRMKYGR; the protein is encoded by the coding sequence ATGAAAAAAGAACTTTTTATTCCATTTAAGGAAGAGACGCAGCTAATAACTGCACATTATGGTAATGGGGAGAATCATCAAATCATTGTTCCTCCTCAGTTACAACTCAACCAAGGTATGTTTCTACCTGATCATATCATTGAACAGGAGGAATTTCACCCTAATTATGGTTTAAGGCCTGAGGATTTAATTGGCTTCAATTATGCAAAGGCAGAATATAATAAAGGAATCATTTCTAGTAAATGCGTACACTTTTACCTATATGATTATATGTTTCAATGTATCAACAATCACCCATTGCGTTATACGTCAATGTTAATGTCCTATCCCATGGTTATCAGCCCTGACAATTCAGTATATCTGAACTGGACTGAGCATGAAAGAAGACAAAGCGCATGGAGAAATCAGCAGATGGCTCGTCTATGGCAAGCCAATGGTATACCTGTCATCTTCAATGTGTCATGGGCAGGTCCAGACAGCTATGGCTATTGTATCCATGTTTACCCCAAACATTGTGTGATAGCAATTAATTGCATGGGCATAAAGGGCGATCCTGATGCCTGTTACTTTTGGCACCTCGGCTATGAAGAGGTCCTGAAGACTTTGGAGCCTTTATTAATCATACGGTATGGTGACAAGATGGAAGGAGAAAATGAAGAGATAAGTATTTATTTTAATAACCCTATAATAAAAAGAATGAAATATGGGAGGTAA